TGGCAAACTCCGGCAGCTCAAACCCGTGCCTGTACATGATCTCGGTTTCAGACCCGCCCTCGGTCAGGAAAATCTCACCTGATCCCATGGGTGAAATTGGAGATTGCATGATCATGTCAGACCTCCGGGGGAATGTTCTGATTGAACCGGAAACGGTTCAGCGGGTCGTACTTGGCCTTGATTTTCACAAGGCGCTGGTAATTGTCGCCGAATGCGGCGCGTGTCAGTTTGTTGCCGTCCTCCCCGTGGCCGGGGAAGTTCAGATAGGTTCGCCCGTGATGGCCATAAGGCTCAGCGCTCTCCCATCCTTCCCGCGACCACGCCATGTTGGCCGCATCGTCCTTGGCATCTGGCCAGACACCGTCCAGCGAATACATCCAGCCCATGGAACGATCTCCAAAAGCGGTCGCATCGGAAGCCACTTGCGCGGTGGCGCCGCCAAAGTTCCACAGGGATGAAATTGAATTGTCCGATGGTGCTGCAAGTGCGTTCTTCATCGCCAGGTCAATCATGTCATCCGACAAGTCCGTCAGATAGCGCGCCTTCCAGTAACAGCGGTACTCGCCGGCGGGCATCAGGGTGTCAAAGAGCTGCTGAACATCGCAATAGTTCATCCTGCCCGAAAAATCGGTCACCATTCCGCCAAGCTCGCGAAGCGGTTGCAGCAGGGCTTCTCCCTCGGCGGCATCGCCGTTATAGACAGATGCCAGTGCATAGACGCGCTTGCCCCAGCTTTCTTCCGGAAAATCCTCGCCGCCGGCGGTGGAAAATTCACAGATCGATCCGACAAGACCACTGTGCCGCGATATGAACTCACGCCAGGCGCGGATTGGTTCGGGACCATCTTCGACGGCGTAAATCGGTGCGGCAAACATGACTTCCGGTCCAACAGGGTGCAAGGCGAACTCGAACCGGACGACGACGCCGAAATTTCCGCCACCCCCTTTGAGCGCCCAGAGCAGATCCGGGTTCTCACTGGCGCTTGTGTGGATCAACTTGCCGTCTGCGGTTATCACGTCGGCGGCAACCAGGTTGTCAATCGACAATCCATGCTTTGCCCGCAGCCAGCCTATACCTCCCGACAGTGTCAGTCCGGCAACGCCCGTATCCGAGATGAGCCCGCCAGGGGTCGCCAGTCCGTGTGCCTGGCTGGCGGCATCCAGGTCCCGCCAAAGGGCGCCGCCCTGCACCGATGCAATCCGGCGCTCTGCATCAACGGTTACTTTGCGCATCAGGCTGAGGTCTATCATCAAGCCTTCATCACAAACCGCATGGCCTGCAACATTGTGGCCACCGGCGCGAACGGAGATTGGCAAATCATTCGCCCGGGCGTGATTGACAGCAGCGGCTACGTCGTCCGCGTTGCGGCAGCGGACGATCATTGCCGGTTGCCTGTCGATCATTGCATTCCACACGGAACGTGCCTGATCAAATCCTGCCCGACCGGGCACAAGGACCTCGGCGTCAATTCCATCCGGCGACGCATCTGTGTTTGATTTCAAGGTATCCATTCTAAAACTCCTGTCTCAGTTAGCTCGCAGGCTGCACGAACTGGATGGTCTGCATCAGTGGCAATTTGGCCAATGGCGCGGCATACTGGACAAACGGATATGGCAAACCTGCCAATTCCGTGCTGTTTCAGACAGGAAAATTCATGACTTCCAACAAAAAGCCGCTCATCGCATTGCTGGCCGCGCCTGAAACGTCCGCTTCGGTGCTCTACGGACTTTACGATCTCCTGCTGTCGGCAGGGGCGGTGTACCCGGATATGGTCTGTGGTGAGCCGGGCGACGAGGTGCTGGAAGTTCGCATTGTGTCTGCCGATGGCAAACCATTCCACTGCATAGGCAACATCCCGGTCGAACCGCATATGGCAATCGGTGAGATCGAGCAGCCGGACGCCATTGTCGTATGTGACATGTATACATCGATTTATGATGTACCCAAGGGCCGCTATCCGAGGGAGATCGGGTGGCTCAAGCGGATGCATGAAGCCGGCACATTGCTGACATCTGTTTGTTCCGGTTCGTTGTTGCTGGCCGAATCCGGATTGCTGAATGGCCAGCAGGCGACTGCGCACTGGGCTTACCGGGACATGTTTCAACGCCACTTCCCGAAAATCACCTTTCGCAACGAGTCCGTGCTCTGCCTTGCTGCAGAGGCCGACCGGATCGTGACGGCCGGAGGTGTCAGCGCCTGGCATGATCTCACCATCTACCTGATTGCCCGGTATTGCGGCTATCAGACCGCCATTGAGACGGCCAAGGTGTTTTTGATTAGCGGGCACTCAGAAGGCCAGTCACCCTATTCGGTAATGACACGTCCCATGGAATCCAGTGACGGGCCAATTTCCGACTGCCAGGTCTGGATCGCCGACAACTATGCATCCGCCAGCCCTGTGGAGAAGATGGTGGAACGGTCGGGGCTGAATGCACGGACTTTTTCACGGCGGTTTCGGGCGGCTACAGGCTTTGCGCCGATCGAGTATGTCCAGGCCCTCAGGGTCGAGGAGGCCAAGCAGATGCTGGAAACAGACCAGCTTTCAAATGACGACGTGGGCGCTGCGATTGGCTACGACGATCCTGCTTCCTTCAGGCGTGTTTTCAAGCGCGGCACCGGTTTATCTCCAGCGGCCTACAGGAAGAAGTTTCAGCGTATTTCCCAAATCGCTGGCTCACAATGATCGAGCGAAAGCTATGGCAGGTTCATCGGTTTTGTATTTCACCTGCAGGGTCTGATCCCAGCAGTTCGCGAATCCGGTCCTGGCAGCGTTGGGCCGAAAATTCGATGAACAGCCTTACCTTGGGATCCTGAAACCGCTTGTGCGGATACAGGCAGGCAAGTTGTGCATCGACAGGCGGGGTGTCTGTCAGCAGCGGCACCAGCCGGCCCGCGCGCAGATGACCGGCAATCTCGAACTCCGGCCGGTTGATGATGCCGTGGCCCTGCAGCGCCCACTCGATCAGCACATCTCCGTCGTCGGAATCAAACTGTCCCGTTACTTCTAAGCGTGCCGGACCGTCCGGCATCCGCAACGTCCAGTAGAATTCCTTCGAGCCGGGAAACCGGAGCAGCAGGCAATTGTGATCGCCGCTGAGCAGGTCCTCGGCCTGCGATGGAGCGCCGCGGTTTTCGATATAATCCGGTGCTGCGCATATCACACGTTTGCACTCCATCAGGCCGCGCATGCGCAGGTTGGAATCCTCGATGATACCGAGCCTGAACGCCACATCCATGGCCTCGGTGGTTATGTCGACAAGACGGTCTGACAGCCGCAGGCGCACCTGCACGTCCGGGTATGTGTTCTGGAATTCCGGGATCAATGGCGCAATCAGGCGCTTGCCGATACCCAGTGGGGCGGTGACATGAATGACGCCTTTCGGATTGCCGGAAATGTCGGCAACGGCAGCCTCCGCTTCCCTGACGGCCTCCAGCACCTTCACCGTTCCATCATAGAACACGCGGCCGTGCTCGGTCGGCGTCAGTTTGCGCGTCGTGCGGTTGAACAGCCGTACGCCAAGATACTTCTCCAGTTCGCGAATGCGGTTGCTGGCAACGGCAGGCGACACCCGCTGGTCACGGCCGGCGGCCGACAGGCTGCCCAGCTCGAAGACGCGGACGAAGACCTTGATGTTCTCCAGGTACGACATCCGGGGAGGCTACTATTATCAATGAAATATTGAAAGTGTTTGGTGATAGCCTCTGTTTTCATTGGAAATGTTGTCTGTCATGATGGTGATAATAAACCGGGTGGAGGTCCGTTCATGTTCGAATATCCGATAGTGTGGGAATGGCTGTCGTTTGCGGTTCGCTGGCTGCACGTGATCACGGCCATCGCGTGGATCGGGTCCTCGTTCTATTTCATTGCGCTGGACTTGGGACTGCGCAAGGCACCTGGTATGCCGGCCGGGGCGCATGGCGAAGAATGGCAGGTGCACGGCGGCGGTTTCTATCACATCCAGAAATACCTGGTGGCGCCGGAACGGTTGCCGGAACACCTGACCTGGTTCAAGTGGGAAAGCTATGCCACCTGGCTGTCGGGCTTCGCGCTGATGTGCATTGTCTACTATGTCGGTGCAGACCTGTACCTGATCGACCAGGACGTGCTCGAACTGAGCAGTGTCCAGGCAATCGGCATTTCACTGGCGTCAATCGTGTTCGGCTGGCTGGCCTATGACGGGCTGTGCAGGTCGCCGCTGGGGCGCAGCAGCACTGGTTTGATGATCGTGCTGTTTGCTATTCTTGTGGTGATGTCGTGGGGCTATACGCAGGTTTTCTCGGGCCGTGCCGCCATGCTGCATCTGGGTGCCTTCACCGCCACCATCATGACCGCCAATGTGTTTGCGATCATTATCCCAAACCAGAAGAAGGTGGTTGAGGTGCTGAAAGCCGGCGGCACGCCGGACCCGAAATACGGCGTTATCGCCAAGCAGCGTTCAACGCACAACAATTACCTGACACTGCCGGTCATCTTTCTGATGCTGTCCAATCATTACCCGCTTGCATTCGCCACGCCGTACAACTGGCTGATCGCGGCGCTGGTGTTCCTGATGGGCGTCACCATTCGCCACTTTTTCAATACCATGCACCAGGGCGGCGGCAAGTTGTGGTGGACATGGGGAGCAACTGCTGCCCTGTTTGCCGGCGCTGTGTGGCTGTCGTCGTTTCCCGCCGGCGAAGTTGCGGAAGAACAGCAGGCCGCAATGACCCAGACCCAACAGCGCTTCGCCGCCGCAGCGGGCTTCGAGCAGGTCAGCGAAACCGTGCTGGGCCGGTGTTCCATGTGTCATGCCCGCGAACCGGCATGGGACGGAATTATTCACGCACCAAAGGGTGTGGTTCTGGAAACGCCGGAACAGATTGCGGCCAATGCCCGTGAGATCTACCTGCAGGCGGGCCATACCAACGCAATGCCGCCCGGCAATGTGTCGTTCATGGAAGACACCGAGCGCAGGGCGATAATCGACTGGTACAAGGATGCCATGGCCGGCAAGGAACAGAAATCGTGAGTGCCACCTTATTGCGCGGACGCACCCTGTCGTTTCGCGACATACCGCAGTCACACGATGATGAAGCCAGCTATGTTTACGAAGAAGACGGCGCAGTTGTTGTCAGGGACGGTCTGATTGCGGCAAGCGGCAGCTATGAGCAGGTGAGGGCTCGGTTTGCCGATGCCGATGTCGTCGATCACCGGCCGCATCTGATCCTGCCGGGTTTCATCGACACGCACCTGCATTTTCCGCAAGCCCAGGTCATCGGGTCGTTCGGCACCAAGCTGCTCGACTGGCTGAATACGTACACGTTTGTCGAGGAGCAGAAATTTGCCGACCCTACGCATTGCGAGCGCATGGCCACGCATTTCTTCGACAATCTGCTGCGCAACGGGACAACCACCGCGGTTGCCTATTGTTCCGTTCACAAAGCCTCGGCGGATGCGTTTTTCACTGAAGCTGAACGCCGCAACCTGCGCATGGTCGGCGGCAAGGTGATGATGGACCGCAATGCGCCCGATGCGCTGTGCGACACACCGCAGTCGGCCTATGATGACAGCAAGGACCTGATTGCCGCCTGGCATGGCAGGGGCAGGGCGCTTTATGCCATCTCGCCGCGCTTTGCCATCACCTCCACCCCGACACAGCTGGAAATGGCCCAGGCGCTGGCCGCCGAGCATCCGGAATGTTACCTGCAGACCCACCTGTCGGAAAACCAGGCCGAGATCGAGCTGACGCTGGAATTGTACCAGTCGGCACGGGATTATCTCGATGTGTACGAGATGTATGGTCTTTTGGGCGAAAAGAGCCTGTTCGGCCACTGCCTTCACCTGGGTGGACGCGAACGCGCCGCCATGGCCGAGACCGGGTCCGTGGCGGTTTTCTGCCCCACCTCAAACCTGTTTCTCGGCAGCGGATTGTTTGATGAGGACGGTTTGCGCGAGCACGGGGTGCGCACGGCGATTGCAACCGATATCGGCGGCGGGACCAGCTATTCCATGCTGAAAACCCTGGACGAGGCATACAAGGTGCTGCAGCTGAAAAACCAGGTGCTCAATCCGCTGAAATCGTTCTTCATGATGACGCTCGGCAATGCCCGCGCGCTGCAACTTGACCATCAGATCGGCACGCTTGAAGAGGGCAGCGAAGCCGACCTCGTCGTCCTGAATTCACAGGCCACCGCCGCCATGTCCCTGCGCATGGAGACCGTGCGCACGCTTTCTGAAGAACTGTTCGTCTTGCAGACCATGGCCGATGACCGGGCCATTGCGGACGTTTATGCGGCAGGCAAGGCCAGGCATCCTGACATCTCCGACCGCTAACCAATCAGAGCGACCGGAACGTCGCTCTCTCGCAGATTTCATGCTTTAGGTGTGGAATCTGGTTCTATCGCTATCCAGCAGTTCAGCCACGCTGTCTGGAATTTTCAGACCATTCGCCACCTTCGCATCAAGCTCTTCCTCCGCCTCTCTGACGCGTTCAAGATTGGCCAGTGTTTCGTCTATTCTTTCGAAGGGGACAACAACAACGCCATCGCGGTCCGCGATGATCATATCGCCTGTCTCTACCTCCTGGTCTCCTATCTGTATGGGAAAACCCACTGAACCGGGCCCGCTCGCATAGGGAGAAGCAGGGGTCAGGCCCGAGCACCAGACCGGCATGCCCACTTCAACAATGCCGGCATAGTCGCGTACGGGACCATCCGTAACGAATCCCACCGCGCCGCAGTTCTTCATCATTCCGGTCACACGGTCGCCCGCCGCGGCGCAACCCTGATGTGCGGCAAACGCGGATACGACCACATCGCCGTCCTGTATGAACTTCAAAGCAGCAAGCGTTGCCAGGATGTCTGCCGGACCGCAATTGGCAGTCAGCGCCGGCCCCGCAACCGAACGGTTAAGGTCGCGCCCTTCGCCGAGCGGCTGGATTGCCCTGTTAAGCGCGCCTGATCCAAAAAGCGCATCGACGACGAACCCGGTGGGCACACCCTGGAATGCTTCGACCTGGCTACTGCTCGGACGTTTCATGCTGCCGTTGATCGACAAAATCGGTGGCTCTTCAATCATGGCTCATCCTGTTTGTTGTGGTGCAAATCAAACGATGGCAGGTGCCTTGAACCAAGGCAACGGCTTTGACGTTGTCCAGCGATCAGTTCCCGCATACGGACGTGCCTGAATTTGTCCGCATCATTAATTTCCGGGATGAAACACCTAGGCTTTCAGCAGGTCCTTCAGATCAAGATTGATGTCGGAAACCGCATGGGCAGGCGGTGACTTGCCGGCTTCGATCAGCCGTTTTGCCACCATGTAGGCGCGTGGATCGTTCATGGCGTCGACGGCCAGCAGGTCATCTCCGGCGAAATACCAGTGCGAGCATGAGGCTTCTTTGCCCTGACGCACTATGATTGAGTCAAAGCCCGTCGACAGTCCGGCGATCTGCAGCTTGGTGTCGTACTGGTCGGACCAGAACCAGGGTTTTGCCCTATAAGGCTCGTCGCTTCCCATCACAGTGGAGGCGGCCAGCTGGCCCTGGTCAATGGCGTTGCCGACGCTTTCCAGGCGAAGTTGTACGCCATTGCGCGGAAAGCAGGCGCAGTCGCCGATGGCCAGAATGTCGGGATCCGACGTGGTGCAGGTGGCGTCGACCGTGATGCCGTTCTCACAGTCAAGGCCGGCTGCTGCTGCCAGGTCGGCATTTGGCAGGATGCCGATCCCGGCAATGACGAAGTCGATGTCCAGCAATGTCCCGTCCGACAGGGTGGCAGATGATACGGAGCCGTTTTTTCCGTGCAGGGCCTCAAGTCCGACGTTCTCGCGGATATCGACACCGTGCGCGCGATGCAGGTCCCTGAAATAGTCCGATGTCTGGCTGCAGGCGACGCGTTGCAGAATGCGCTCAGCGGCCTCGATCAGGACCGTTTTCACACCGCGCCTGGCTGCCACGGCTGCCGCTTCCAGCCCGATATAGCCGCCGCCGACAACCAGTCCGCAGCGGCCGGACCTGAATTCAGGCGCAATGGCGTCAGCATCGGCAATCGAGCGCATGTAGTAAATGCCGTCAAGGCCGCCGGACAGGCCGGGCGGCAGTGTGCGCGGCGTTGAGCCTGTGGCCAGGATGAGTTTGTCGTAGCTGAGGCGGGTGCCATTACCGAATGTGACAGTCTTGTTGTCCGGTTCGATCCCGGTTGCCCGCATATCCGTTTTCAGCTCAATGCGCTGATCGGGGTAAAACTCAGATGGCCGCAACAACAGGCGGTCAAGCGATATGTCGCCGAGCAGGTAGGCCTTGGACAGGGGAGGACGCTGATAGGGTGCATGATGTTCATCACCGATCAGGGTGATGTCGCCGAGATAGCCAAGTTCGCGCAATCGTGCGCAGAACGAAAAACCGGATTGTCCGGCGCCGATAACGACTGTCTTTTCATCGGATGTGGATGCCGCGTCGCGCATGTCTTTTCTTTGACCCTAACAAACCGCAGGCGTCAATTGACACTGTTTTTCAGTGTGCCGCAATATCCAAAATGGGTGTCAGGGGAGCAGGCGTTCCATGGCGGACAGGACACCGAGAACTTCGCAGGTTGAAGGACCCAGGCCGATCTCCTGGCCGCTGTGCGGGCCGGGGCGGCGGTAGTTTTCAGGTACGCCGACAACGTTTGCGTCGGCTGAGCGGGCAGGCGAGCTTGTGATTGTGTGTGGGCGGTACATGGCGGTGGTCTTTCTCTGGTCCTTTGTGGGTTTGTTTATGCTCATGAATGTAGCGCAGCCAACCTGAACCGGATGTGAACTATGTCACAAGCTGGCGTTCATGTTCGGACGCGGTGACAACCATTTTGATCTAGCGGGGATTGACGTCATACAACGTCAGCAGATGGACTACGGCCAGAACGGCCAGGAAAGCACCGGCCAGCAGAAATGGCGTGGTCGGCCAGATGGAGACGTCCATCGACTTGCTTGGTTTGCTTTCACGCCAGCACATCAACACAACAAGCAGCACGCCGAAGCCGAATACGCTCCAGGTTATGGCGATCTCACTTGGAATTAACGATGACATGTGAACCGAGTGCCTGACTGTTAAGTGGTCGTTGTCGAAAGTGTGATATAAGGCGAACGAACTGAATTTGCAGTAGTTGACACTTGGCATTCGCGCAACTATGTTCCGCCCAATTATTTCGCAGGCCGCGCCGGGTTTGAAAACTGCTCGCGCGGCTTTGATTATGAGAGACCGGTCAGATGAAAATCCGCAATTCCTTGAAATCACTTGCCAAGCGCCACCGCGCTAACCGCGTTGTTCGCCGCCGTGGCCGTTTGTATGTCATCAACAAAGTCAACCCGCGCTTCAAGGCGCGCCAGGGCTGATTGGCTGAATTTTGCCCGTAACGGGCAATTGACATCACCTGAATTTGAAGACGCCGCAGATGCTTCTGCGGCGTTTTTGTTTGGCTGGAGAGGCTAAATATATCGTATTTTCAACTGGTTGAAGCTGGAGGCGGTCCAAATCCACATGCACTTTTGCTTGCCTCGTTCAGGTGCTAGACTTTTCGTCATGATAAAAGGTCCAGCGAAGTCATTGATATGTGCCGCCGTCATTGCCGGGCCGGCAGTTTTGGCGCCCGTATTTGCCCAGCAGGCCGGAGAAGCACACCAGATGCCGGGGCAGGGCCTTGGTCCGGGATTGCATAATCCGGATGCCAACGCTGATTCCGCCGAAGTGCTTGATCGTTTGTTTGGCCAGTTGCGGCAGGTAGACGATGAGAAGTCGGCACAGTTGCTGGAAAACGCCATCCAGGCATTGTGGCTGCGTTCCGGCAGTCCGACAGCCGACCTGCTGATGAAGCAGGCAGGCGATGCCATGAGCGAACGGCAATATGGCGCGGCACTGGTTATCCTGGACACAGTGGTAGAGCAGAACCCGGATTTCGCCGAAGGCTGGAACCGGCGCGCAACACTGCACTTCCTGCGCGGTGACTTCACAAGCTCCTTGAGTGACATTGACCAGGTGCTGTCGCTGGAACCACGCCATTATGGCGCCCTGTCGGGCCAGGGAGCGATTTTCAAGCAGCGCGGTGACGGTCGCAAGGCCCTGCGCGCCTTGCGCCGCGCCCGCACGGTGAACCCGCGCCTGAAGAACGTGGACGAACGCATTCGCGAACTCGAGCAGGAATTCGACCAGAAGATTTAGCAGTTGGTTTCGGATTGTCGCCCGCGTGCCCTGATCCTGGAGCACTGCCTTGCGTGGCAGGATGGCGGATTACTGTGCCGGCGCGGTGACCCTGGCCACACGCAGCATGTTGGTCTTGCCCGGCGTGCGCAGGGGGACACCTGCGGTGATGACGATGTGATCGCCGACCTTGGCGATTTTCTCATCGCGTGAAATCTTGACGGCGCGCTGTACCATGTCGTCCAGGTCATGGGCATCTTCGGTGTGCATGCAGTGCAGGCCCCACACGACGGCCAGCCGGCGGCCGGTGGTAATGTTGGGTGTCAGCGCAATGACCGGCATGTCAGGGCGTTCACGCGCCACCCGCAGGCCGGTCGAGCCTGACCCGGTGTAACACACGATAGCTGACACATTGAGTGTTTCAGCCACCGTGCGTGCCGCATTGGAAATGGCGTCGGCACTGGTCGGCTGGGGTTCGGTGCGGGCATTCTTGATGATGTTGGCGTAAAGCGGGTCGCGCTCGATGGATTGCGCAATCTTGTCCATCGTGGCGACAGCTTCCTCGGGCCACTGGCCAGCGGCTGATTCAGCCGACAGCATGATCGCGTCGGCGCCTTCGAACAGGGCGGTTGCGACGTCCGATACTTCAGCACGGGTCGGCACAGGCTCCTGGATCATGCTTTCCAGCATCTGGGTGGCCACCACGACCGGCTTGCCGGCGCGGCGGCATGCCCGCACCATGCGCTTCTGCCAGCCCGGCACGGATTCCAGCGGCAGTTCAACACCAAGGTCGCCGCGTGCCACCATGACGGCATCGGTCTGTTCGATAATGTCGTCCAGGTAATTGAGTGCCGACGGTTTCTCGACCTTGACCATGATGCCGGCCCTGTCGCCGATAATGGCGCGAGCCTCGGCGACGTCAGACGGCTGTTGCACGAACGACAGCGCGACCCAGTCGATGTCCAGCGTCAGGGCATAATCGAGGTCAGCGAGGTCTTTCTCCGTCAACGGTGTGAGCGGGATGATCGTGTCGGGCAGGTTGACCCCTTTGCGCGCCGACAGGATGCCGCCGAAAATTACCCGCGTCTCGATTTTCTTATCACTGGCAGACGTGACTTCGAGCCGGATACGTCCGTCATTGAGGAGCAGGTTCTCACCGGGCTTGACTGCCTGGAAGATTTCCGGATGGGGCAGGTGAACACGGGTTTCATCGCCCGGCGTCTCGTCCATGTCGAGAATGAACGTATCGCCCGCATTGATGGAGACCTCATCGGTGGCAAAGGTGTCGATGCGCAGCTTTGGGCCTTGCAGGTCCACAAGCACGGCAATGGGGCGCGAGTGTTTCTTCTCGACCCGGCGGATGATGTCGTAGCGGGCCTTGAGATTGGGATGATCGGAATGGCTCATATTGATGCGGAACACATCCACACCTGCGAGAAACAGCTTCTCGATCATGTCTTCGGTTTCGGACGCGGGCCCCAGGGTTGCGATAATCTTCGCCTGTCTTTGCCGCCTCACGTCCCTACCACCTTGTTATTCTTGTTACCCGACCGGGTCCTATTGGGTTGCAGCAGGAGCCGGTTGGGTTTTTGCGCCTTCAAGCCTGATGGTCCAATCGGTGTTCTCACCGGTGTCCACTTCAAAGAAACCGGTTTGCTTGTAACCGCGTTCCTGACAGCTTTTTAAACCACGGATTGTGAAGAGTTTATCACGGCTGCACATTTGCGCGTTTCCGCCCCAGGACCCGCCATTGTCATAGTCAACCGCGTAGATGTAGTACCAGCGCGCGATCAGCGGGCCCTTCAGCAGCGTTTCACAGGCATTGGCGGCAATGTTCCACCAGCCTTCGGAGGCCCAACCCTGCTGGTCCTTGTAGCCCAGGGCTACGCCAACGCGGCTGGGTGTCAAATTGCAAAGTTTGAGGTCTGCGTGTGCAGGTGCCGGCTGTACAAAAAATGCCGGAGCAGCAACAGCCAAGGCAAGAAGAAGTGAGCGCTTCATATGCAGTCTTTCCCAGTGACGAAGGCACAACAAGGCGCTACGTCATCCATCCCTATTCGAATCCTGTCCAGCCATCATCAGTGTGACGACATAACCGATTGATGCCAAGTGTATTGTGACGGCGAAACCCCGGTTTGGCCAACCCCAAATTGCCATCGCAAAAATGGCGGTTCAATGACATGATCACACATCGCGACATTACAACTTATCAACGTGTTCTGCGATCCGGTCAAGCATACTTCATGCATGGTGGACAATCGCAGGGCTAGTTCTATAGTCCAACGTATCATGAACATAGTCTCGCCTGTTTCTCATACTGGTCCGCGCATGACCGCAGACGTTTCCGGATTTGACAGTCACTACGTGTTGCCGGGTGACCGCGGCCCGGGGATTCTGCTGGTTTGTGATCATGCCAGAAGTGCATTGCCCGCGGCCTATGGTGATCTCGGCCTGCCGGCATCGGAGTTTGACCGGCACATTGCTTATGACATCGGGGTCGAAGCCGTTGTAAACGGTTTGTCGGCGAGGCTGGGCCTGCCGGCAGTGCTGTCGTGTTTCTCCAGGTTGCTGATCGACCCCAACCGCGGTGTCAGTGACCCGACGCTGATCATGCAATTGTCTGACGGAGCGGTGGTGCCGGGAAACCGCGATATCGACGATGCGGAGCGGAATTTCAGACTGTCTCACTTCTACCGGCCCTATCATGACGCTATCGATGCGGAAATTGATGCAGCGATTGCAGAAGGCTCACCTCCGGTACTGATCTCGGTGCACAGCTTTACACAGGCGTGGAAAGGGTTGGCCCGTCCCTGGCATGCCGGCCTTTTGTGGGAGGATGACCGGCGCTGTTCTGATCTGTTCATTCAGGCATTGTCGGCAGATCCCAACCTGATTGTCGGAGACAACGAACCCTATGCAGGCGGGCTTTCCGGAGACACCATGAACATGCATGCAGTCAGGCGCGGGCTGCCTCATACGCTGCTGGAGATCCGTCAGGATCTGATCTCGGATGATAAGGGCGTATCACAATGGATTGAGCGGCTGGCGGGTGCTATTGAAGCGATGATTGCCAATGGCCAGATCAAGCCACTGAGGCACCGTGAACCGGTGCAGCAACAACCTGCGGGAGACAGATGAAGATGGACCAGAAAACCAAGACCGAACTGGAGGCGGCTGCATTTCGCCGCCTTGTCGCACATTTGCGCGAGCGTACCGACGTGCAAAACATTGACCTGATGAACCTGGGCGGGTTTTGCCGCAACTGCCTGTCCAACTGGCTCAAAGATGCTGCGGATGAATCAGGTATTGCGCTGGACAAGGAAGCCGCGCGCGAGCATGTCTATGGCATGCCGTATGCCCAGTGGAAGGCCACCTATCAGAC
Above is a window of Anderseniella sp. Alg231-50 DNA encoding:
- a CDS encoding FAD-dependent oxidoreductase, giving the protein MRDAASTSDEKTVVIGAGQSGFSFCARLRELGYLGDITLIGDEHHAPYQRPPLSKAYLLGDISLDRLLLRPSEFYPDQRIELKTDMRATGIEPDNKTVTFGNGTRLSYDKLILATGSTPRTLPPGLSGGLDGIYYMRSIADADAIAPEFRSGRCGLVVGGGYIGLEAAAVAARRGVKTVLIEAAERILQRVACSQTSDYFRDLHRAHGVDIRENVGLEALHGKNGSVSSATLSDGTLLDIDFVIAGIGILPNADLAAAAGLDCENGITVDATCTTSDPDILAIGDCACFPRNGVQLRLESVGNAIDQGQLAASTVMGSDEPYRAKPWFWSDQYDTKLQIAGLSTGFDSIIVRQGKEASCSHWYFAGDDLLAVDAMNDPRAYMVAKRLIEAGKSPPAHAVSDINLDLKDLLKA
- the ykgO gene encoding type B 50S ribosomal protein L36 yields the protein MKIRNSLKSLAKRHRANRVVRRRGRLYVINKVNPRFKARQG
- the pyk gene encoding pyruvate kinase gives rise to the protein MRRQRQAKIIATLGPASETEDMIEKLFLAGVDVFRINMSHSDHPNLKARYDIIRRVEKKHSRPIAVLVDLQGPKLRIDTFATDEVSINAGDTFILDMDETPGDETRVHLPHPEIFQAVKPGENLLLNDGRIRLEVTSASDKKIETRVIFGGILSARKGVNLPDTIIPLTPLTEKDLADLDYALTLDIDWVALSFVQQPSDVAEARAIIGDRAGIMVKVEKPSALNYLDDIIEQTDAVMVARGDLGVELPLESVPGWQKRMVRACRRAGKPVVVATQMLESMIQEPVPTRAEVSDVATALFEGADAIMLSAESAAGQWPEEAVATMDKIAQSIERDPLYANIIKNARTEPQPTSADAISNAARTVAETLNVSAIVCYTGSGSTGLRVARERPDMPVIALTPNITTGRRLAVVWGLHCMHTEDAHDLDDMVQRAVKISRDEKIAKVGDHIVITAGVPLRTPGKTNMLRVARVTAPAQ
- a CDS encoding DUF1036 domain-containing protein, producing the protein MKRSLLLALAVAAPAFFVQPAPAHADLKLCNLTPSRVGVALGYKDQQGWASEGWWNIAANACETLLKGPLIARWYYIYAVDYDNGGSWGGNAQMCSRDKLFTIRGLKSCQERGYKQTGFFEVDTGENTDWTIRLEGAKTQPAPAATQ
- a CDS encoding N-formylglutamate amidohydrolase; its protein translation is MTADVSGFDSHYVLPGDRGPGILLVCDHARSALPAAYGDLGLPASEFDRHIAYDIGVEAVVNGLSARLGLPAVLSCFSRLLIDPNRGVSDPTLIMQLSDGAVVPGNRDIDDAERNFRLSHFYRPYHDAIDAEIDAAIAEGSPPVLISVHSFTQAWKGLARPWHAGLLWEDDRRCSDLFIQALSADPNLIVGDNEPYAGGLSGDTMNMHAVRRGLPHTLLEIRQDLISDDKGVSQWIERLAGAIEAMIANGQIKPLRHREPVQQQPAGDR
- a CDS encoding DUF1244 domain-containing protein, which encodes MKMDQKTKTELEAAAFRRLVAHLRERTDVQNIDLMNLGGFCRNCLSNWLKDAADESGIALDKEAAREHVYGMPYAQWKATYQTEATPAQAEAFAKSHTDH